Part of the Woronichinia naegeliana WA131 genome, AAAAAACTTTGCCAGTTGTGAATTGGGAGACGAGAGGCTAAACAATCGTGCCTTCTCGATTGGGAAAAAGTTAAGTGAGGGGTTTGGAAAAGCCTTATCAGAAGTGTTTAAGGGAGGAAACGAGTTAAAGAGGGCCTATGAATTTTTGGGAATCCGAAAACAGACTTTGTCAAGATAATAGAGCCGCACTGTGAAATGACAACTGCCGCCGTAGAAGAATATAAG contains:
- a CDS encoding transposase; translation: MLEWWTKNFASCELGDERLNNRAFSIGKKLSEGFGKALSEVFKGGNELKRAYEFLGIRKQTLSR